The following are encoded together in the uncultured Sphaerochaeta sp. genome:
- a CDS encoding HAD family hydrolase, whose amino-acid sequence MREKSLTIFDFDGTLYPINSYDSEQLLILSAAKERGVLFKKRGKHFIEQDQKGVFDDASFHHRYEKLVKRATSTMIDEVADILLSSIGKREKEALLRLSQISDLGILTCGTENIAKAFLQKLGMEDSFSFIRGKRLVRNKEGNFHLFVDIAGPGDKALAVDSLREDYKTILAIGDGPTDIPMLEAADYGMIVAWNRKNRQYPFDTFPSLESAVLHSIGYLESNRRA is encoded by the coding sequence ATGAGAGAGAAAAGCCTAACCATCTTCGACTTTGACGGTACACTCTACCCGATCAACTCCTATGACAGCGAACAGCTGCTGATTCTTTCTGCGGCAAAAGAACGAGGAGTCCTGTTCAAGAAGCGGGGCAAGCACTTCATCGAACAAGACCAGAAGGGAGTGTTTGACGATGCATCTTTCCACCACCGCTATGAGAAGCTGGTTAAGCGAGCTACCTCAACCATGATAGATGAAGTAGCAGACATCCTTCTCTCTTCCATTGGCAAGAGGGAAAAAGAAGCACTTCTCAGACTTTCTCAGATCAGCGATCTGGGTATCCTTACCTGCGGTACGGAAAACATTGCAAAGGCATTCCTCCAGAAGCTCGGGATGGAAGACTCCTTCTCGTTCATCCGTGGAAAAAGACTCGTCAGAAATAAAGAAGGCAACTTCCACTTGTTCGTCGATATTGCAGGACCGGGAGACAAAGCTCTGGCAGTAGATTCCCTGAGAGAAGACTATAAGACCATCCTCGCCATCGGGGATGGTCCTACCGATATTCCTATGCTTGAGGCAGCAGACTATGGAATGATTGTTGCTTGGAACAGGAAGAATCGGCAGTATCCCTTTGATACCTTCCCTTCCCTGGAGTCAGCAGTATTGCACTCCATTGGTTACTTGGAAAGCAATAGACGAGCCTGA
- a CDS encoding ABC transporter ATP-binding protein — MLVCDQITKRYGNQPRKAVDTLTFSIAPGQIFGFLGPNGAGKSTTIKMLTGLLKPDSGSVSFMGYSLHTDPLSYKRLIGYVPDEPLFYERMSGYEHLSFIADLYGVGVGKRKQRVDELGERLLLSHALKDEISSYSHGMKQKLSIISALLPSPKLLILDEPMVGLDPKAAFILKTLMGEFAESGNTVFFSTHVLEVAQQLCSSLGIIKEGLLLYNGTLQELQSRTQELDATLESLFLELTESEG; from the coding sequence ATGCTGGTATGTGATCAAATAACCAAACGATATGGTAATCAACCAAGGAAAGCAGTTGATACACTGACTTTTTCCATTGCACCTGGACAGATATTCGGATTTCTTGGTCCCAACGGGGCTGGTAAGAGTACCACCATCAAGATGCTCACTGGCTTGCTCAAGCCAGACTCCGGTTCTGTCAGTTTTATGGGATACTCCCTTCATACGGATCCGCTCTCCTATAAACGATTGATCGGATATGTACCTGATGAACCGCTTTTTTATGAGAGAATGAGTGGGTATGAACATCTCTCCTTCATTGCAGATCTTTATGGGGTTGGAGTCGGGAAGCGCAAACAACGGGTCGATGAGCTGGGGGAGCGATTGTTGCTCTCTCACGCTTTAAAGGATGAGATCTCTTCCTACAGCCATGGGATGAAGCAGAAGCTTTCAATCATTTCAGCCCTGTTGCCCTCGCCTAAGTTGCTTATCTTGGATGAACCCATGGTTGGGCTGGATCCAAAAGCAGCCTTTATCCTGAAAACGCTCATGGGTGAGTTTGCTGAATCAGGTAATACGGTATTCTTCTCCACCCATGTATTGGAAGTTGCCCAGCAACTTTGTAGCAGTCTGGGAATCATCAAGGAGGGTCTGTTGTTGTACAATGGAACTTTACAGGAACTGCAATCGCGTACCCAAGAACTAGATGCAACCTTGGAATCGTTGTTCCTTGAGCTGACAGAGAGCGAGGGGTAA
- a CDS encoding argininosuccinate synthase: MDKEKIILAYSGGLDTSVILKWLANKGFDVIAYVANVGQNEDFAAIEKKALATGASKVYVEDLREELVTEYIFPALQANTIYEGTYMLGTSLARPIIAKRQIEIARKEGTVYVSHGATGKGNDQVRFEFGYYMHMPEVKIISPWKDPEWLSQFEGRSDMIAYAKKYDIPVKASTKKPYSEDENLIHISHEAGILEDPSLRADDDVYSLTLSPKEAKDEETLLTFTFEDGIPVSVKNEGDQTVVTDPLQMILYLNKMGHGNAIGRVDMVENRYIGIKSRGVYETPGCEILWKAHHNLEGITMDKEAMHLRDSLMPKYSELIYNGYWGAPEFEMLRSAFTVSQKHVTGTSKVILYKGNVIFAGVESPFSLYDEEMGSMDKAGGYEPVDCKGFININAIRLIASSKRG; encoded by the coding sequence ATGGATAAGGAAAAAATCATTCTGGCATACAGCGGAGGACTGGATACCTCAGTAATACTGAAGTGGCTTGCCAACAAAGGGTTTGATGTGATCGCCTATGTTGCAAATGTCGGGCAGAACGAAGATTTTGCTGCAATTGAAAAGAAGGCTTTGGCAACTGGTGCTTCAAAAGTATATGTGGAGGACCTCAGAGAGGAATTGGTCACTGAATACATTTTCCCTGCCCTCCAGGCCAATACGATATATGAAGGCACCTATATGCTGGGAACCTCCCTGGCTCGCCCGATCATCGCAAAACGCCAGATTGAAATTGCCCGCAAGGAAGGAACAGTCTATGTTTCCCATGGAGCCACCGGCAAGGGAAATGACCAGGTCCGCTTTGAGTTCGGTTACTATATGCATATGCCTGAGGTTAAGATCATCAGTCCCTGGAAAGACCCAGAGTGGCTCAGTCAGTTCGAGGGAAGAAGCGATATGATCGCCTATGCAAAGAAGTACGATATTCCTGTCAAGGCATCTACCAAGAAGCCATACAGCGAGGACGAGAATCTTATCCACATCAGTCACGAGGCTGGTATCCTGGAAGATCCTTCTCTTCGCGCTGATGATGATGTGTACAGCCTTACCCTCAGCCCGAAGGAAGCCAAGGATGAGGAAACACTGCTCACCTTCACCTTTGAGGACGGAATTCCTGTATCAGTGAAGAATGAGGGTGATCAAACTGTTGTCACCGATCCACTGCAGATGATTCTTTATCTCAACAAGATGGGTCATGGCAACGCTATTGGACGGGTGGATATGGTAGAGAACCGCTATATCGGAATCAAGAGCCGCGGTGTCTACGAGACCCCGGGCTGCGAGATCCTCTGGAAGGCTCACCACAATCTTGAGGGTATAACAATGGACAAGGAAGCAATGCACCTGAGAGACAGCCTTATGCCCAAGTATTCCGAGTTGATCTATAATGGTTACTGGGGTGCTCCTGAGTTTGAGATGCTTCGCTCTGCCTTCACCGTGAGCCAGAAGCATGTCACAGGGACCAGCAAGGTTATATTGTACAAGGGCAATGTCATCTTCGCTGGCGTGGAAAGCCCATTCTCCCTCTATGACGAGGAGATGGGAAGCATGGACAAGGCTGGCGGGTATGAGCCGGTTGATTGCAAGGGATTCATCAATATCAATGCAATCCGCTTGATTGCCAGTTCCAAACGCGGTTGA
- a CDS encoding nucleoside deaminase: MDARAYLQLAIDEARKTMNNDEGGPFGAVVVDTKDGSLYVASNNVLADHDPTSHAEINAIREACLKKGTHDLSGCILYTTCYPCPMCLSASIWANIKEVYYGCTPEDAEAIGFRDDYIYRYIQEGCKDQEVLNLTQAEREMCLELFGEYAQDEFQRY, translated from the coding sequence ATGGATGCGAGAGCGTATTTACAATTGGCTATAGACGAAGCACGGAAGACCATGAACAACGATGAAGGTGGTCCTTTTGGTGCTGTGGTTGTGGACACAAAGGATGGGTCTCTCTATGTTGCCTCCAACAATGTGCTGGCAGACCACGACCCGACCTCACACGCAGAAATTAATGCCATCCGCGAAGCGTGCCTGAAGAAAGGGACCCATGACCTTTCTGGTTGCATACTCTACACCACCTGTTATCCTTGTCCGATGTGTCTCTCTGCAAGCATCTGGGCAAACATCAAGGAAGTGTATTACGGGTGTACACCTGAGGATGCCGAGGCAATCGGATTTCGAGATGATTACATCTATCGGTATATACAGGAGGGATGCAAGGATCAGGAAGTACTCAACCTTACCCAAGCAGAGAGGGAGATGTGCCTGGAGCTCTTTGGTGAATATGCACAAGACGAATTCCAGAGGTACTGA
- a CDS encoding metalloregulator ArsR/SmtB family transcription factor produces the protein MEEFVLPLDEEIVDIADFFKVFGDPTRLKILFLLEQGERGVNAISEELNMQQSTISQQLKLLRARRLVRFRKDGRNVLYRLNDEHIHDILAMGIEHYQELL, from the coding sequence ATGGAAGAATTTGTATTGCCGTTGGATGAGGAAATTGTCGATATTGCAGACTTTTTTAAGGTCTTCGGAGATCCCACCCGATTGAAAATCCTCTTCCTGCTTGAGCAGGGTGAGAGAGGCGTCAATGCAATCAGCGAAGAACTGAATATGCAACAAAGTACCATCAGTCAACAGCTTAAACTCCTCAGGGCCCGTCGGTTGGTGCGTTTCAGGAAAGACGGGCGCAATGTTCTTTATCGTCTCAATGATGAACATATCCACGACATCCTTGCCATGGGTATCGAGCATTATCAGGAGTTGCTCTGA
- a CDS encoding citrate synthase has translation MDIKEKAAKLVLEDKEFDLTVITDNMGGKSIDITALRKSTGFITYDPGFVNTGSCMSNICFVDGEQGILRYRGYDIEDLVENCDFVEVAHLLIKGELPTLAQRHTYADMLNRHSLLHVDMRNFFRDYPQEAHPMSILSAMVASLSAFYPELEDADPEENVDLTVSRLLSKMRTIAAFSYRQMNGLDFVDPSYKYSYCENFLNMMFHTPVNAYIPDPLHAKALNILLILHADHEQNCSTSAVRLVGSSEANLYASVAAGCCALWGSKHGGANQAVMQMLLKIHNEGLSIEQVIAMAKDKENPFRLSGFGHRVYKTYDPRARIAKRLSQQVLGADSQSDPLLQIAMELEQAALNDPYFIERNLYPNVDFYTGIIFHAIGIPESMFTVLFAMGRLPGWIAHWLEWRHDPYQKIGRPRQVYSGPHVRKVVPLEDR, from the coding sequence ATGGATATCAAAGAAAAAGCAGCAAAACTGGTCCTTGAGGACAAGGAATTCGATCTCACTGTCATCACGGACAACATGGGTGGAAAATCTATCGATATAACCGCCCTGAGAAAAAGTACTGGATTCATCACGTATGACCCCGGCTTTGTAAATACAGGATCCTGTATGAGCAATATCTGCTTTGTTGATGGTGAGCAGGGTATCCTCCGTTACCGCGGATATGATATTGAGGATCTGGTAGAAAACTGTGACTTTGTAGAAGTTGCCCATCTCCTTATCAAAGGAGAACTGCCAACGCTTGCCCAACGTCACACCTATGCAGACATGCTCAACAGGCACTCACTGCTCCATGTCGATATGAGGAATTTCTTCCGTGACTATCCACAGGAAGCCCACCCTATGTCAATTCTCTCCGCAATGGTTGCATCGCTTTCTGCGTTCTATCCTGAGTTGGAGGATGCCGATCCAGAAGAGAATGTTGACTTGACAGTCAGCAGACTGCTTTCCAAGATGAGAACCATAGCAGCGTTCAGTTATCGGCAGATGAATGGACTGGATTTCGTCGACCCCTCCTATAAGTACTCCTACTGTGAGAACTTCCTGAACATGATGTTCCACACACCGGTAAATGCCTATATTCCTGACCCCTTGCATGCCAAGGCATTGAACATCCTCCTGATCCTCCACGCAGACCATGAACAGAACTGTTCCACGAGTGCCGTCCGGCTGGTAGGCAGCAGTGAGGCGAATCTCTATGCATCCGTTGCAGCAGGTTGTTGCGCCCTTTGGGGAAGCAAGCATGGTGGAGCCAACCAAGCAGTTATGCAGATGTTGTTGAAAATCCATAATGAAGGACTCAGCATTGAGCAGGTAATTGCAATGGCAAAGGACAAGGAGAACCCCTTCAGGCTCTCAGGATTCGGCCACAGGGTGTACAAGACCTATGACCCGAGGGCAAGGATTGCAAAACGTCTCAGCCAGCAAGTCCTGGGAGCTGATAGCCAGAGTGACCCACTCCTGCAAATTGCCATGGAACTGGAGCAAGCAGCCTTGAATGATCCATATTTCATCGAGCGCAACCTGTATCCAAATGTAGATTTCTACACGGGAATCATCTTTCATGCCATTGGGATTCCTGAGTCGATGTTCACCGTGCTCTTTGCCATGGGCCGGCTCCCTGGATGGATTGCCCACTGGCTTGAATGGAGACACGATCCGTACCAGAAGATTGGCCGCCCTCGCCAGGTGTACTCAGGCCCACACGTACGCAAGGTGGTACCGCTTGAGGACCGATAA
- a CDS encoding HAD family phosphatase, with product MRTDKALIFDFNGTLFWDTEYHRQAWGAISFRLRNKPLTDDESYHLNGRTNAETITYLLGKTPSREEVIRISGEKEELYEDICLGNRPLSLAPGAITLFKRAKLAGIPLAIATSAGEDNIRRYEAWFSLSKYVPSSLIIYDNGKRKGKPAPDIYQDTCKALGLRPEACTVFEDTKAGILSASRAGIGSIYAVGSPGADIQTTQAMEGVHGLMTDFSEFSLEQ from the coding sequence TTGAGGACCGATAAGGCCCTGATCTTCGATTTTAATGGCACCCTGTTTTGGGATACCGAGTATCATCGGCAAGCATGGGGTGCCATTTCATTTCGCCTGAGGAATAAACCGCTCACAGATGATGAGAGTTACCACCTCAACGGGAGAACCAATGCTGAGACAATTACCTACCTATTGGGAAAAACCCCCAGCAGGGAAGAGGTCATTCGTATCAGCGGGGAGAAGGAGGAACTCTATGAGGATATTTGTCTTGGCAACCGTCCCCTCAGCCTCGCCCCAGGTGCCATTACCCTTTTCAAGCGAGCTAAACTGGCCGGTATTCCCCTTGCCATAGCCACCAGTGCAGGAGAGGACAACATCCGCCGCTATGAGGCATGGTTCTCTCTCAGCAAGTACGTACCCTCCTCCTTGATCATATATGATAATGGAAAGAGGAAAGGAAAACCTGCCCCAGATATCTACCAGGATACCTGCAAGGCACTGGGTCTCAGACCAGAAGCATGTACGGTCTTCGAAGACACGAAGGCCGGTATTCTCTCTGCAAGCAGGGCGGGCATTGGGAGCATTTATGCTGTTGGAAGCCCAGGAGCAGACATCCAGACAACTCAGGCCATGGAGGGTGTCCATGGCCTGATGACAGATTTTTCCGAGTTTTCTCTAGAGCAATGA
- the icd gene encoding NADP-dependent isocitrate dehydrogenase encodes MEQAIYMKDGALEVPDSVIIPYIEGDGVGQEISSVMKNVVEAAVKKAYGDTKQITWKEILAGGKAKDLTGNYLPEETLEAIKQYKVAIKGPLTTPVGKGIRSLNVTLRQTLDLYVCLRPVSYYQGVPSPVKHPENVDMVVFRENTEDIYAGIEWESGSEDVRKVIAFLKEEMQVSKIRFPETSALGIKPVSVEGSERLIRSAISYALDNNRRNVTLVHKGNIMKFTEGGFRKWGYDLAKREFGAIEDDHGTVKIDREGQEPLVIQDCICDAFLQNILLKPETYDVIATLNLNGDYVSDALAAEVGGIGIAPGANINYESGFAIFEATHGTAPDIAGKNIVNPLSLVLSAQMMLSYLGWNEAADLVTSVVQKAISEGMVTSDFARLMEAEGKPCTRLGTKEFGSYLVSLL; translated from the coding sequence ATGGAACAGGCAATATACATGAAAGACGGAGCCTTGGAGGTTCCTGACAGTGTCATCATCCCTTACATCGAGGGAGATGGGGTAGGTCAGGAGATCTCCTCGGTTATGAAGAATGTGGTTGAAGCGGCAGTCAAAAAAGCCTATGGAGATACCAAGCAGATAACCTGGAAGGAGATACTTGCAGGAGGAAAGGCAAAGGACCTAACTGGAAACTACCTTCCCGAGGAGACCCTCGAGGCAATCAAGCAATACAAGGTAGCTATCAAGGGACCCTTGACCACCCCGGTAGGGAAGGGAATCCGTTCTTTGAATGTAACCCTCCGTCAGACCCTCGATTTGTATGTCTGTCTCCGTCCAGTTTCCTACTACCAGGGAGTTCCTTCCCCTGTAAAACACCCAGAGAATGTTGATATGGTTGTCTTCCGTGAGAATACAGAAGACATCTACGCAGGCATTGAATGGGAGTCGGGTAGTGAGGATGTTCGTAAGGTCATCGCATTCCTCAAAGAGGAGATGCAGGTGAGCAAGATCCGCTTTCCTGAAACCAGTGCCCTGGGGATCAAACCTGTTTCTGTTGAAGGTAGCGAACGCCTGATCCGCAGTGCTATCTCATATGCACTGGATAACAACCGACGCAATGTCACGTTGGTGCACAAAGGGAATATCATGAAATTCACCGAAGGTGGATTCAGAAAGTGGGGCTATGATCTTGCAAAACGCGAATTTGGAGCAATAGAGGATGATCATGGAACTGTGAAGATCGATCGGGAAGGCCAGGAACCGCTGGTCATCCAGGATTGTATCTGCGATGCCTTCCTGCAGAATATCTTACTCAAGCCAGAAACCTATGATGTCATTGCCACTCTCAATCTCAATGGGGATTATGTATCGGATGCCTTGGCTGCTGAGGTAGGTGGTATCGGTATTGCCCCTGGGGCGAACATCAACTATGAGAGCGGCTTTGCAATCTTTGAAGCAACCCATGGTACTGCCCCTGATATTGCTGGGAAGAACATTGTGAACCCTTTATCTCTAGTACTCTCCGCACAGATGATGCTCTCCTACCTTGGATGGAATGAAGCTGCCGATCTGGTTACCAGTGTTGTACAGAAGGCGATCAGTGAAGGGATGGTTACCTCTGACTTCGCTCGCTTGATGGAAGCTGAAGGCAAGCCGTGCACAAGGTTGGGAACCAAAGAGTTTGGTTCCTATCTGGTCTCATTGCTCTAG
- a CDS encoding aconitate hydratase, translating into MSKTLTEKILASHLEEGTLGTGNPIGIHIDQTLTQDATGTMAYLQFEAMGLDHVQNELAVSYVDHNTIQVGFENADDHHYLQSVAAAKGVVFSRPGNGICHQVHLERFGKPGKTLLGSDSHTPTGGGIGMIAIGAGGLDVAVAMAGQSFHLISPKVIEIRLHGKLRPWVSAKDVILTVLERFGVKGNVNCIFEYTGVGVQTLEVPERSTICNMGAECGVTTSIFPSDEKTRAFLKAQGREADWVELSADEGAVYDELFEIDLTALEPKVACPHSPGNIATVASLSGKRIEQVLIGSCTNSSYADMKKVADILDGHTVAEHVSLGIAPGSREVFLMLSKDGSLAKMIASGARILESACGFCIGNHQSPGTDGVSLRTSNRNFEGRSGTKSGQVYLVSPETAALSAISGQFTDPLSSHGIAFPKVVQPEQFLIDDSMFIFPPEDGSDVEIFRGPNIGDPPKNTPLKEDLDGYVTIKVGDKITTDHIMPAGARLKYRSNIPVYSKFVFEPVDEHFSERCTENQDRGKDNFIVAGASYGQGSSREHAAICPMYLGVKAVIAVSIERIHQNNLCNFGIVPLTFVKEEDYLRFDQNDELVIENIAEQIKGETVVLKDKTKSREITLRCDITDGQRAMLIGGGLLNILKEKA; encoded by the coding sequence ATGAGCAAGACCTTGACTGAAAAAATTCTAGCTTCCCATCTGGAAGAGGGAACACTGGGAACGGGAAACCCGATTGGGATCCATATTGACCAGACACTCACACAGGATGCCACTGGTACCATGGCCTACCTGCAATTTGAGGCGATGGGTTTGGATCACGTCCAGAACGAGCTGGCTGTAAGCTATGTTGATCATAACACCATCCAAGTAGGATTCGAGAACGCAGATGACCATCACTATCTCCAGAGTGTTGCAGCTGCCAAGGGAGTGGTATTCTCCCGTCCGGGAAATGGTATTTGCCACCAGGTGCATCTTGAGCGATTCGGAAAACCTGGGAAAACACTGCTTGGCAGTGACAGCCATACCCCAACCGGTGGTGGCATCGGCATGATCGCAATCGGAGCAGGTGGGCTCGATGTAGCGGTTGCCATGGCCGGCCAAAGCTTCCACTTGATCAGCCCGAAAGTCATAGAGATCCGTCTTCATGGAAAACTCCGGCCTTGGGTCTCTGCGAAAGATGTCATCCTGACCGTTCTTGAGCGTTTCGGGGTGAAAGGCAATGTGAACTGTATCTTTGAATACACTGGTGTAGGCGTCCAGACCCTGGAAGTCCCTGAGCGTTCGACCATATGCAACATGGGTGCTGAATGTGGCGTCACCACGAGTATCTTCCCCTCTGACGAGAAAACACGTGCATTCCTGAAGGCTCAGGGAAGGGAAGCAGACTGGGTCGAGCTTAGTGCTGATGAGGGAGCAGTCTATGACGAACTGTTTGAAATTGATCTCACGGCATTGGAGCCCAAGGTAGCATGTCCCCATTCACCTGGGAATATTGCAACCGTAGCATCGCTTTCAGGGAAACGGATTGAGCAAGTTCTTATCGGTTCCTGCACCAACTCCAGCTATGCCGATATGAAAAAAGTAGCCGACATCCTTGATGGGCATACAGTGGCAGAGCATGTAAGCCTTGGGATTGCCCCGGGAAGCCGTGAAGTGTTCCTGATGCTCAGCAAGGATGGCTCATTAGCGAAGATGATCGCCAGTGGTGCCCGAATCCTGGAGAGTGCCTGTGGGTTCTGTATTGGAAACCATCAGAGTCCGGGAACCGATGGGGTCTCACTCAGGACCAGCAATCGCAACTTTGAAGGACGTAGCGGCACCAAGAGTGGGCAGGTCTATCTGGTCAGTCCTGAGACTGCAGCTCTGAGTGCAATAAGCGGGCAGTTCACCGATCCCCTCTCCTCCCATGGCATTGCCTTCCCCAAGGTAGTCCAACCTGAACAGTTCCTGATTGATGACTCCATGTTCATCTTCCCTCCCGAGGATGGCAGTGATGTTGAGATCTTCCGGGGACCCAATATTGGTGATCCACCAAAGAACACACCGCTCAAGGAAGACCTGGACGGGTATGTGACGATCAAGGTGGGGGACAAGATCACCACCGACCATATCATGCCTGCTGGAGCCAGGCTCAAGTACCGCTCAAATATCCCTGTGTACTCCAAGTTTGTCTTTGAGCCGGTTGATGAGCATTTCAGTGAACGCTGTACAGAGAATCAGGACCGGGGCAAGGACAACTTCATCGTAGCCGGGGCCTCCTATGGCCAGGGATCGAGCCGGGAACATGCGGCAATCTGTCCAATGTACCTCGGGGTGAAAGCGGTTATCGCCGTTTCCATAGAGCGCATCCACCAAAACAATCTGTGCAACTTTGGTATTGTTCCCTTAACCTTTGTAAAGGAAGAGGACTACTTGCGTTTTGACCAAAACGATGAACTGGTGATTGAGAACATCGCAGAGCAGATCAAGGGTGAGACGGTTGTCTTGAAGGACAAGACCAAGAGCAGGGAGATAACCCTCCGCTGTGATATCACCGATGGCCAGAGAGCGATGCTCATTGGTGGTGGTCTGCTGAATATACTTAAGGAGAAAGCTTGA